The following is a genomic window from Mycobacterium parmense.
GCTCATCGAGATCGGCACGCTGCCCGCGCTCGGCGATCCGCATCTGTCGGTCGGCGAGATGCGGGTCGACCACCTCGTGTCGCGCGGTCATCGGCGAATCGCGTTCGCCTACACCGGAATCGCCCGGTGGCGCGCCCTGGGCGACTACTGGTTCGAGGGTGTCTCCCGCGCGGCCCGCACGCGCGGCCTCCCGCCCGTGCGGGTCGGCTCGGTGACACTGGACACCGCCGCCGACGTGGTGGCCGCCTGGGCACGTGACGGCGTCACCGCCGTGTGCGCCCAGAGCGACGAGATCGCCTGCCTCCTCCTGTACGGCATCCACAGGGCAGGGCTGGTCTGCCCCGCCGACCTCGCCGTCATCGGCGTCGACGCCAGCCCCATGGGAATGGTCAGCACGCCGCCGCTGACCACCGTCGAGTTCGACCCGGACGCGGTCGCCGACGCCGCCATCGCCGCCGTCTTCGAGCGGCTGGGGCTCACGGCTCCGCCCTCTCCGGCGCCGACCGACATCGCCCGCCTGATCGTCCGCTCATCGACGTGATCGCGCGCGAACTCCCACCGCGCCCTCAACCGCCGGCCGGCTCGTACCTGAGCATCGTCACCTCGTGCTCCGGGTAGTCGAAGAACACCGGCTTGACCCGCATCCCAACCCGCAGATCACCGGGCTCGACGTTGACCATCTCGGTGGAGAACCTCGGCCCCTCGTCCCACTCGACGATGGCCAGCAGCTGCGGGACGGCGTCGGCGAAGTGCTGGGATACCGGCCTGCGTGCCGTCGTGAACGAGTACAGCGTGCCCATGCCCGAGATCTCGCGCCACTCCAAATCGTCGGCCAGGGTCCGCGGGGCACGCACCCGGGGGTAGAACACATAGCCCTGCAATGACGGCGAGTACTGGATGACGATGCGGTGCTGGGCCAGCGCGTCCCAAAACGGGGCGGTGGTGGGGGTTTTCACGGGCATCGGCCGTTCGAAGGTGGCCATGTGCGATCAGTCTCCCTCGAGGACGAGCGCGGTCTGCTCCGACAGGATCCCACCGTTTCCGGACACGAACGCCCGATGGCAGTCGGCGACCTGGGCCGCGCCCGCCCGGCCCATGATCTGGCGGGTGGCGTCGCACACGTGGTGCATTCCGCCCGCCAGGCCCGCCTGGCCGAAGCCCAGTTGCCCGCCGGCGGTGTTGAGCGGGAAGTCGCCGCGGAAGGTCAGGTCGTGGCCGGCGACGAACTCCATGCCCTTGCCCTTCCCGCAGAAACCGGCGTCCTCCAGCGACAGCAGCACGGTGATCGTGTAGCAGTCGTAGATCGACACCATGTCCATCTGCTCACGGCCGAGTCCCGTCATCGTGAAGGCGGTGTCCGCCGCCGCAGCCATCGGGGTGTGCAGCAGGTCCTCGGCGTATGTCGGGGTTTTGAACGGCACGTGCTCGCCGAACCCCTTGATCCACACCGGACGGTTGCGGGTACGCTTGGCGATGTCCGCGTTGGCGACGACGACGGCGGCGCCCCCGACGCAGGGCATGACGATCTCCAGCATGTGCAGCGGGTCGGCGATCACCGGGCTGGCCAGCACGTCGTCGACGGTGACCGCCTTGTCCTTCCAGATCGCGCCCTCTGTGTGATTGGCGTTGACCCGCTGGTCGACGACGATCTTGGCCATCGCGCGCTCGTCGTAGCCGTAAACCGCCGCGTAGCGCTGCGCCACCTGGCCGTACGGACCGTTCTGTCCCAGATTGCCGTAGGGGATCTCGAATTCGGCCTGAGGTGAGCCGTATTGGTTACTGGACGATCCGAAGAACATCGCGTCCACCAGCGGCCTGGGCCGCTTCGGAGAGGAGGGCGTGACGTAGCGGGCGGGCAGCGCGCACAGGACGGCTTCGCAGATGCCGAGTTCGATCGCCGCGGCAGCGCGCCAGACCATCGCCGCGGCGCTGGCCCCGCCGAGGTCCACGAGTTCGGCGAACCGCGCCGCGACACCCAGATATTCCGCGATGGTCGAAGGCACGAAGATCTGCGACTCGGCCAGGTGCGACGCCACGATGCCGTCGACGACCTCGAACGGCAGTCCCGCATCGTCGGTGGCTGCGGCGCCGAGTTCGGCCCACTGCTCGATGGCGAACGGTGCGGGCGAGGCCTTGGTCAAGCGTTCCGGTGGTAGCTCGACGTACCCGACGATCGCGGCCTCGCCACGTAATCCCATGCCGTGTCCTTATTTTCGGGGTAAGCCCAGAATCATCTGCGCGATGATGTTCAGCTGGATCTCTCGGGTTCCGCCACCGATCAGTTCGGCGGGCAGGTGCAGGTACGGCTCGACGATGGCGGGGTCGGAGTCGGCGACCATCGCCAACCTCCCGGCCAGCTGCAGCGTCGCCTCGAACGTCCGCCGCAGCAGCACGTTCATCGCCACCTTGGCGATGCTCGACGCCGGGCCGGATGCCTGCCCGTCGAGCAGGCGGATGGTCTCCCGCACACCCAGCGCCCTGATGGCGTTGGTGTAGGCGTCGAGTTCGCCGAGGGCGCGTAACGCGTCGTCGCGGTCCGGACCGGGTTGCGCCGCGATCCGGCGGAGCGCGGCGGCCCGGTCGAACTTGACGTAACCGCTGATGGCCGAGCGCTCTTCGGCCAGGGTGGCAATCGCGAGGTTCCAGCCGTCGGTGGGACCGCCCAGCAGCATCTCGTCCGGCACGAAGACGTCGGTCAGGAACACCTCGTTGAAGTGCGCGTCGCCGGTCGCCGTCTTGATCGGCTGGATCTCCACCCCGGGCGAGCGCATATCGAGGATGAAATACCCGATGCCGCGGTGCTTTCCGGCCTCGGGATCGGTGCGCGCCAGCAGCGCGCCCAGGTCGGCGTACTGCGCCAGCGACGTCCAGATCTTGTGGCCGTTGATCCGCCAGCCGCCGTCGACCCTGGTCGCCCGGGTGGACAGCGAGGCGAGGTCTGAGCCGGCCCCCGGCTCGCTGAACAGCTGGCACCACAGGATGTCGCCGCGCTGCGTCGCCGGGATCAGGCGCTCCTGCAGGTATTTCGGAGCGGCGGCCAGCACGGCGGGCAGAATCCATTCGGCGATGTTCAGCGAGGGCCGAACGAGCCCGGGCCGCTTGGCGAATTCCTCGTCGATGATGAGCTGTTTGAGGGGACCCGCATCCACACCCCAAGGGGCCGGCCAGTGCGGGGCCATCAAGCCGGCCTCGGCGATCAACGAGCGCTGCGGCCCGGTGGCCAGATGCTCGTAGTCGCCATTGGGTGCGGGCTTGTCGTTGCGCAATTGCATTGCCGCATCCAGCGTCTCGGCGACCCACGACCGGAACTCCGATTCCGCGTCGCCCAGATCGACCGCCATGTCGCGCTGCTGGCGGCAGGTCGCTTCGCCGAGACGGCGGGCCCACCGGTTGGCCGGCCCGATCGACCCGGCGAGGCTCACAGCCCGCCGCCAGTACAGGTGCAGGTCGTGTTCCCAGGTGAAGCCGATCGCACCGAACATCGTCAACGCGTCGAGCACAAGGTCCGGCGCGGGCGAGATGGCGATCGTCGCCGCGCCGGCCGCGGCGATGAGGTGCTGCTCGAGCGGTTCGTCGGCGGCCCGCACCGCGTCCCAGGCCGCGGCAGTGGCCAACTCGCTGTTCACCAGGAGCATGGCCGCGCTGTGTTGCAGCGCCTGGAAGGTCCCGATGACCTTGCCGAACTGTTCACGGCTTCGCAGGTGCGCGGTGACGGCCTCGACGCACCACTGGATGATCCCGGCGGTCATGCTCGCGGTCAGCCCGAGGACGACGCAGTGCGCGCGCTGGGCGTCGATGCCCGTGAGCACATCCGGCTCCGCCACGCCATGGTCGCTCAGCCGCAGGACCCCGGCATCGGCGACGAGGTCGGTGCCGCACACGGGTTCGACTGTCGCGGTGGTCTTTTGGGTGTCCACCAGCACCCAGATCATGCCGTCGTCGGGCGTGCGCGCCGCGGTCAGGATCGTGTGGGCACTGAGAAGACCGGCGGCCGTCGCCGAGACCCCGCTCAGCACCCAGCGGTCACCGTCGCGACGCGCGTGAAAGTCGCCGTCGCCGGGCAGCATGACCGCCGCCGGTGTTCCGGATGTCAGGTCGCGGAGGAACGATTCAGCGGCGTGCGTGAGCGCGGCGAGCGATGCGACGGCGCCCGCCGCGACCGTCGGCAGCAGCGGTCCGGGCAACAGCGCTTTGCCGGCCGCTTCCAGGACACACGCGACGTCGCTCAATCGCCCACCCTGCCCCCCGAGCTCTTCGGGCAGGTGGACGGCGTGAAAGCCGTTGCCGACGAGTTCGTCCCACCATTTCGGGAGCTCACCGGCCGCGAGCGCATCGAAGCCCGCGCGGGTGGCCGCGATCGGGGCGTGGCGGGCGGCGAACTGGCCGACGGCGTCGGTGAGCTCTTGCTGCTCCGCGCTCAGTCCCAGAGTCATGAACACGGCCGACCAGTGGCTGACGTTGGCCGCACGGACTGACACCTTCCCAACTTCGGTGGCGGCCGACTGACACAAGACGGACCGTCTCGTCTTGTGGCAGACTACGGTGCGGGTCGGGATATGTAAAGCGCGCCCCAGGGCGGCGGAATCGAGGATCAGCCGGATGCCAACGGATCTGAGCCAGGTCGGCTCGCCGCGGCGTCGCAGCGAGAAGTCGCGCAACGCGATCGTCAGCGCCACCCGCGAACTGCTTCTTGAGCGCGGATTCGACGGTTTGACCATCGAGGCGGTCGCCGCCCGGGCCGGGGTCGGCAAGCAGACCATCTATCGCTGGTGGCCGAGCCGGCCGGCCCTGGTCGCCGACGTCATGCTCGAGGACGCGGACAAGCTCCTGGCGTCGGTGAACCACACCGGCGATCTGGCCGCCGATCTGGCGGGGTGGGTGCGCAAACTCGCGACGACGTTGACCACCGCCCGGGGCTCGGCGATGCTGAGAATCTTGACCGTGGCGTGCATGGAACACGAGGACACGGCCGTCAAGCTGCGAGCGGGTTTCAGTACGCCGCTTCACGACAGCGTAAGAACCCGGATCCTCGCAGACGGTATCGACGAGACCACCGCCGAATCGGCCGCCGACGCCATCGTCGGAGGAGTCGTATACCCGATTCTTTCTGACCCGCAACGGTATTCACGACGGCGGGCCGAGCTCACCACCCAGATCATCGTCGACGCGCTCATCCGCCGACACCGACCACGACCGTAGCGGACGCAGCAACGCGTTCTTCTTGTAGTAATGCTGGGCCATTCGGCGCATGATGTCGTCGAGGGCGGTGACCGCCTCGTTGAGGTAGGGGCCTTTGTTCAGCATCACGCACTCGGCCCGCTCGCTCATGGCCGCGTCGCTTATCTCGGCGCGGGAGGGCATCCCCGTCTTGGCGAGTTGCTCGAGGACCTGCGTGGCCCAGATCACCGGCAGGTGCGCGGCCTCGCACAGCCACAGGATTTCCTCTTGTAGCTCCGCCATCCGTTCATAACCACACTCCACAGCCAGGTCGCCACGAGCGATCATCACGCCGACCCTGGGCCGGCGCATCGCTGTCAGCAGGAGCTGGGGGAGGTTCTCGAAGGCTTGTCGTGTCTCGATTTTCAGCACGATACCCAGGTCCTCGCCGCCCAGTCGGCCAAGCTCGTCGAGCAGTCGCTCGACATCAGACGCGGTGCGGACGAAGGACATGTCGACCAGGTCCGCGAGTTCGACCACAGCAGCCAAATCGGTGACATCGCCTTCGGTGAGCGCCGACACGGGCAGGTCGGTATCCGGCATGTTGATGCCCTTGCCCGCTTTGAGGCGAATCGTCCCCTGCTCGGGGTGATCGATGCGCACGGTGAGGGCTTCGCGTTCGACCGAGACGACGCGCCCACCGATCCGGCCGTCGTCGAAGTGAATCGCGTCGCCGACTTTGGCATGGTCGAACGCCTCGGGCAGCGTGCAGCCGATGCGCACCGGCTGATCACCGTCCACCGGAGCGGGTGAGTTGTCGCGTGTCAGCAGCAGAAGGTCGCCGGCCCGCAACGCCAGGCTCTGCTCCGTTTCGGGAAGAAGTCCGACTTCGGTGGATTGCCCGCCACTTGCGGTGCGCAACACGGTTCCGGTTTCGAGGTACGTCGTCTGGCGCCCGGTCAACACGAATCCGCCCGAATCAGGGGGCGTGCCGGCGGCCTCGAGTACGAGCTCACGGTTGGATCCGCGCGCGTCCCGGAGCACCAGGACATCGCCGGCCGCGCGATTGGTCAGCCAGTGCAGCGGCACCGGGATCGACGCCATATCGGGTTGCGGCGGGCTCGTCGGGTCCTCCACCGATGTCAACCATGCCCGTGCCGGCGTGACGACCCGGCCCACAGGGTCCCGCTGCGGGCGCAGCTTCACGACGCGTGGCCCCGGCTCCAGCGGTCCCGTGCGCAGCTTCGGTCCCGCGAGGTCCATTGCCACCAGGCACGTCGTACCGGCGCCCACGGCCGCGTCCCGGACGTGTTGTGCCATCGCCCGCCACGCCCGCTCATCGTCGTGGGCGCAGTTGATCCGCGCGATGTTCATCCCCCGGCGCACCAACTCGCAAACCAGCTCAGCGTCGGCCGCGGCCTGCGATGGCAGGGTCACCATGATGCGCGCCATCCGATGTGGCGGCTGGGCGCCGAGCAGCTCGACCGTGTGCTGACGCAGGATCTTCGGTCCCTGCTCGATGGGGACCGCGGAGGGCGAAGGCGGCCGCCAGTTGCCGTCCACAATGCCGGCGATGGCCGACCGGACCGCCGCCAGCGTGGCCTGAACATGGGCTTCGCTGCGACCCAAGGACGAAAGTCCGAACTCCGCAAGACCGACTTGCAGTTCGCGCAAATCGAATTG
Proteins encoded in this region:
- a CDS encoding LacI family DNA-binding transcriptional regulator — its product is MPLSTSKAARPTTADVARLASVSTATVSYVLNNAEGRRISPETRDAVYRAAKLLGYRPNLAARNLARGKSGVVLYVVPRVAVGEMPMQAGSRMTTAFARQGLLQVQIFETEDDKHVVDAIESLDPVAVTSLFPLHGAALHAVQQAGAPLIEIGTLPALGDPHLSVGEMRVDHLVSRGHRRIAFAYTGIARWRALGDYWFEGVSRAARTRGLPPVRVGSVTLDTAADVVAAWARDGVTAVCAQSDEIACLLLYGIHRAGLVCPADLAVIGVDASPMGMVSTPPLTTVEFDPDAVADAAIAAVFERLGLTAPPSPAPTDIARLIVRSST
- a CDS encoding Zn-ribbon domain-containing OB-fold protein — encoded protein: MATFERPMPVKTPTTAPFWDALAQHRIVIQYSPSLQGYVFYPRVRAPRTLADDLEWREISGMGTLYSFTTARRPVSQHFADAVPQLLAIVEWDEGPRFSTEMVNVEPGDLRVGMRVKPVFFDYPEHEVTMLRYEPAGG
- a CDS encoding TetR/AcrR family transcriptional regulator, producing the protein MPTDLSQVGSPRRRSEKSRNAIVSATRELLLERGFDGLTIEAVAARAGVGKQTIYRWWPSRPALVADVMLEDADKLLASVNHTGDLAADLAGWVRKLATTLTTARGSAMLRILTVACMEHEDTAVKLRAGFSTPLHDSVRTRILADGIDETTAESAADAIVGGVVYPILSDPQRYSRRRAELTTQIIVDALIRRHRPRP
- a CDS encoding acyl-CoA dehydrogenase is translated as MTLGLSAEQQELTDAVGQFAARHAPIAATRAGFDALAAGELPKWWDELVGNGFHAVHLPEELGGQGGRLSDVACVLEAAGKALLPGPLLPTVAAGAVASLAALTHAAESFLRDLTSGTPAAVMLPGDGDFHARRDGDRWVLSGVSATAAGLLSAHTILTAARTPDDGMIWVLVDTQKTTATVEPVCGTDLVADAGVLRLSDHGVAEPDVLTGIDAQRAHCVVLGLTASMTAGIIQWCVEAVTAHLRSREQFGKVIGTFQALQHSAAMLLVNSELATAAAWDAVRAADEPLEQHLIAAAGAATIAISPAPDLVLDALTMFGAIGFTWEHDLHLYWRRAVSLAGSIGPANRWARRLGEATCRQQRDMAVDLGDAESEFRSWVAETLDAAMQLRNDKPAPNGDYEHLATGPQRSLIAEAGLMAPHWPAPWGVDAGPLKQLIIDEEFAKRPGLVRPSLNIAEWILPAVLAAAPKYLQERLIPATQRGDILWCQLFSEPGAGSDLASLSTRATRVDGGWRINGHKIWTSLAQYADLGALLARTDPEAGKHRGIGYFILDMRSPGVEIQPIKTATGDAHFNEVFLTDVFVPDEMLLGGPTDGWNLAIATLAEERSAISGYVKFDRAAALRRIAAQPGPDRDDALRALGELDAYTNAIRALGVRETIRLLDGQASGPASSIAKVAMNVLLRRTFEATLQLAGRLAMVADSDPAIVEPYLHLPAELIGGGTREIQLNIIAQMILGLPRK
- a CDS encoding thiolase family protein encodes the protein MGLRGEAAIVGYVELPPERLTKASPAPFAIEQWAELGAAATDDAGLPFEVVDGIVASHLAESQIFVPSTIAEYLGVAARFAELVDLGGASAAAMVWRAAAAIELGICEAVLCALPARYVTPSSPKRPRPLVDAMFFGSSSNQYGSPQAEFEIPYGNLGQNGPYGQVAQRYAAVYGYDERAMAKIVVDQRVNANHTEGAIWKDKAVTVDDVLASPVIADPLHMLEIVMPCVGGAAVVVANADIAKRTRNRPVWIKGFGEHVPFKTPTYAEDLLHTPMAAAADTAFTMTGLGREQMDMVSIYDCYTITVLLSLEDAGFCGKGKGMEFVAGHDLTFRGDFPLNTAGGQLGFGQAGLAGGMHHVCDATRQIMGRAGAAQVADCHRAFVSGNGGILSEQTALVLEGD
- a CDS encoding pyruvate kinase → MLGQRTAGDLDGTGRATPAPVEGDVVPRLRGLLERVDGLLASLLEAEVSWAGWLSETAPEQRSSARNLLHYWAIRQFDLRELQVGLAEFGLSSLGRSEAHVQATLAAVRSAIAGIVDGNWRPPSPSAVPIEQGPKILRQHTVELLGAQPPHRMARIMVTLPSQAAADAELVCELVRRGMNIARINCAHDDERAWRAMAQHVRDAAVGAGTTCLVAMDLAGPKLRTGPLEPGPRVVKLRPQRDPVGRVVTPARAWLTSVEDPTSPPQPDMASIPVPLHWLTNRAAGDVLVLRDARGSNRELVLEAAGTPPDSGGFVLTGRQTTYLETGTVLRTASGGQSTEVGLLPETEQSLALRAGDLLLLTRDNSPAPVDGDQPVRIGCTLPEAFDHAKVGDAIHFDDGRIGGRVVSVEREALTVRIDHPEQGTIRLKAGKGINMPDTDLPVSALTEGDVTDLAAVVELADLVDMSFVRTASDVERLLDELGRLGGEDLGIVLKIETRQAFENLPQLLLTAMRRPRVGVMIARGDLAVECGYERMAELQEEILWLCEAAHLPVIWATQVLEQLAKTGMPSRAEISDAAMSERAECVMLNKGPYLNEAVTALDDIMRRMAQHYYKKNALLRPLRSWSVSADERVDDDLGGELGPPS